One window of the Buchnera aphidicola (Meitanaphis elongallis) genome contains the following:
- the rplC gene encoding 50S ribosomal protein L3, with translation MIGLIGKKMGMTCIFTKEGTSLSVTVIEVRKNCIIQIKTTDIDNYDAIQVTTGVKKIKKLVKPEIGHFLKSGVKVGRGLWEFRIKENIMDFKVGQILDLNLFLNLKKVDVVGTSKGKGFCGTVKRWHFRTQDASHGNSLSHRAPGSIGQNQTPGKVFKGKSMAGRLGNNRVTVQSLDIIRIDLNRNLLLVKGSVPGSKGSDLIIKPAIKVKGVKNNGIGTQR, from the coding sequence ATGATTGGTTTAATTGGTAAAAAAATGGGAATGACTTGTATCTTTACAAAAGAAGGTACATCACTTTCAGTGACTGTGATTGAAGTTCGAAAAAATTGTATTATTCAAATTAAAACTACAGATATTGACAATTATGATGCTATTCAAGTGACTACTGGAGTTAAAAAGATTAAAAAATTAGTTAAACCGGAAATTGGTCATTTTTTAAAATCTGGAGTAAAGGTTGGTCGTGGTTTATGGGAATTTCGTATTAAAGAAAACATTATGGATTTCAAAGTAGGACAAATTTTAGATTTAAATTTGTTTTTAAATTTAAAGAAAGTTGATGTAGTAGGAACGTCTAAAGGAAAAGGATTTTGTGGTACAGTGAAACGATGGCATTTTCGTACTCAAGATGCTAGTCATGGAAATTCGTTATCTCATAGAGCTCCTGGTTCTATTGGGCAAAATCAGACACCTGGTAAAGTTTTTAAAGGTAAAAGTATGGCAGGTCGTTTAGGAAATAATCGAGTAACGGTGCAGAGTTTAGATATAATTAGAATTGATTTGAATCGAAATTTACTTTTAGTGAAAGGTTCAGTCCCTGGATCAAAAGGAAGTGATCTTATTATTAAACCTGCAATTAAAGTAAAAGGAGTAAAAAATAATGGAATTGGAACTCAGAGATAA
- the rpsJ gene encoding 30S ribosomal protein S10: MQQNQRIRIRLKAFDHRLIDQSTSEIVETAKRTGAQVRGPIPLPTHKERFTVLISPHVNKDARDQYEIRTHKRLIDIVEPTEKTVDALMRLDLAAGVDVQISLG; this comes from the coding sequence ATGCAGCAGAACCAGAGAATACGTATTCGTCTTAAAGCTTTTGATCACAGATTGATTGATCAATCAACTTCAGAAATCGTGGAAACAGCAAAAAGAACTGGAGCACAGGTTCGTGGTCCTATTCCTCTTCCTACACATAAAGAACGATTCACTGTACTCATTTCTCCTCATGTAAATAAAGATGCTCGCGATCAATATGAGATTCGAACACATAAGCGGCTTATTGATATTGTTGAACCTACTGAAAAAACAGTTGATGCCTTGATGCGGTTGGATCTTGCTGCTGGTGTAGATGTACAAATCAGTTTAGGTTAA
- the tuf gene encoding elongation factor Tu, with protein MSKEKFKRLKPHINVGTIGHVDHGKTTLTAAITTVLAKKYGGSARAFDQIDNAPEEKERGITINTSHVEYDTSTRHYAHVDCPGHADYIKNMITGAAQMDGAILVVAATDGPMPQTREHILLGRQVGVPYIVVFLNKCDMVNDEELLELVEMEVRDLLTQYDFPGEKTPIIRGSALKALEGDLTWEEKILDLSNVLDTYIPEPKRSIDQPFLLPIEDVFSISGRGTVVTGRVERGIIKVGEEVEIVGIKPTSKTICTGVEMFRKLLDEGRAGENIGVLLRGTKRDDIERGQVLSKPGTITPHIKFESEVYVLSKEEGGRHTPFFKGYRPQFYFRTTDVTGYVELPDGVEMVMPGDNIKMLVTLIHPIAMADGLRFAIREGGKTVGAGIVVKVID; from the coding sequence GGTACTATTGGTCATGTTGATCATGGAAAAACTACTTTAACAGCAGCTATAACTACTGTTTTAGCAAAAAAATACGGGGGATCTGCACGGGCTTTTGATCAAATAGATAATGCTCCAGAAGAGAAAGAACGAGGAATTACAATTAACACATCTCATGTAGAATATGATACTAGCACAAGACATTATGCACATGTAGATTGTCCTGGACATGCCGATTATATAAAAAATATGATCACTGGGGCAGCTCAAATGGATGGTGCAATTTTGGTAGTAGCAGCTACTGATGGTCCTATGCCCCAAACTCGTGAACATATCTTACTAGGTAGACAAGTAGGAGTACCTTATATTGTTGTTTTTTTAAATAAATGTGATATGGTTAATGACGAAGAATTGTTAGAACTGGTAGAAATGGAAGTACGTGATTTATTAACTCAATATGATTTTCCTGGTGAGAAAACTCCAATTATACGAGGTTCTGCTTTAAAGGCATTAGAAGGTGATCTTACATGGGAAGAGAAGATTTTGGATTTATCTAATGTATTAGATACATATATTCCTGAACCTAAAAGATCTATTGATCAACCTTTTTTGCTTCCTATTGAAGATGTTTTCTCTATATCAGGTCGTGGAACGGTAGTTACTGGTCGGGTAGAGAGAGGAATAATTAAAGTAGGGGAAGAAGTAGAAATTGTAGGTATTAAACCTACTTCGAAGACAATATGTACTGGTGTAGAAATGTTTCGTAAATTATTAGACGAAGGTCGAGCAGGAGAAAATATTGGAGTATTACTACGAGGTACTAAACGTGACGATATTGAAAGAGGTCAAGTATTGTCGAAACCAGGAACGATTACTCCTCATATAAAATTTGAATCTGAAGTGTATGTATTATCTAAAGAAGAAGGAGGACGTCATACACCTTTTTTTAAAGGATATCGACCTCAATTTTATTTTCGTACTACGGATGTTACTGGTTATGTTGAGCTTCCAGATGGAGTAGAGATGGTTATGCCAGGAGATAATATTAAAATGCTTGTTACGCTTATTCATCCTATTGCTATGGCCGATGGATTAAGATTTGCAATTCGTGAAGGTGGAAAAACTGTTGGTGCTGGGATTGTAGTTAAGGTTATTGATTAA